Proteins encoded by one window of Cylindrospermum stagnale PCC 7417:
- a CDS encoding response regulator, translating into MKSQANSKPKILVVDDEPDNLDLLYRTFYRDYKVLRATSGPAALELLSQEGEVSVIISDQRMPMMSGTEFLSLTATQYPDIIRIILTGYTDVEDLVEAINAGKVFKYVTKPWESEELKAVVRQALDTHNVLKARTRELTRTLRQESLLNTVTNTIRSALDYRQILQAIVDTVGHMLVADVCLLRPVHDEQLSEAGFIYLKTASEGEAEVSGDSSSIASSGSPSALLAQTVWETREVQVIADVVGDDRISDQRAAAFAAANICSSLIVPLICQQELMAVLALHQCSQQRLWAEEEVQLVLMVADQAALALSQAYAYEQVRALAKREALINTITSAIRSSLDPQDIFAAITQQLGQALQVDGCALSLWTEDDEFVQCVGLYDSSQSLESSQDNHLNSNHRLELLQLPHSQAPIQENPILQEILRTLEPVVIADVSNSPAFVQGFDLPLNVPGQSPNAYVDAQRWHSLSAGLTALHSARSLMVVPLVADGKCIGSITLREGSKVRRWLASDIELALAVAAQAAIAVQQSRLYHKTREQAERLLVLDKQKTEFFQNISHEFRTPITLIQGPLESAVAIGEGLSYSQSAIALRNSRRLLRLVNQLLDLQRLDAGKMQPSFRPCDLVEFVNQIVESFRPYCEKKELHLATVLVECPTVYLDIEKFDKVVYNLLSNAMKFTPEGGTITVRLQPGDGCCILQVEDTGIGIVQEQIPHLFERFRQAEGSENRSYEGSGLGLALVKELVEMHGGQVTVESVYGQGTTFTLLLVTGTAHLPTEQVLETPEQINTSRARVELADLEQVESTTDNFEGISGNLSPSTDTQNSSGQSLVPLGNGHLLLVVDDNPDLRGYVADILRRSGYQVQTARNGYEGYGIAKEIAPSLIVTDLMMPLVTGLEMIRMIRSEEKLRGTPIILLTAKVDEETRIESTEHGADAYLAKPFNDRELLAEVRNLLALKENERRVLELNTYLTESVLKRFLPPALVKKAAAGTLTLDLRPEPRLVTVLFSDIVGFTQLSNTLRSRRVAELLNEYLEAMSKVVFDNGGTVDKFMGDAILALYGAPEELTPNEQVRRAISTARAMHRSLAQLNQRWHDQGIFDSDRRNGVQFRCGIHQGTAVVGMFGSAERADYTAIGPSVNIAARLQSAALPGTILVSAAVADYLQEEEITKGSPLELKGIDETVLTFSVSPELMASR; encoded by the coding sequence ATGAAATCTCAAGCAAACAGTAAGCCTAAAATTTTGGTTGTCGACGACGAACCAGACAACCTTGACTTGCTTTACCGCACTTTCTATCGCGACTATAAGGTGCTGAGGGCAACCTCTGGTCCTGCGGCACTGGAACTGCTCTCCCAAGAGGGGGAGGTCTCTGTGATCATCTCCGATCAGCGGATGCCGATGATGAGCGGTACAGAATTTTTGAGTTTGACAGCAACTCAATATCCAGATATTATCCGGATTATTTTAACTGGCTACACCGATGTCGAAGACTTGGTGGAAGCAATTAACGCTGGTAAGGTATTCAAATATGTAACTAAACCGTGGGAGTCAGAGGAACTCAAAGCCGTGGTACGCCAAGCTTTAGACACCCACAATGTTCTCAAAGCCCGCACCCGCGAACTCACCCGTACACTCCGTCAGGAATCGCTGCTGAATACTGTCACCAATACGATTCGCAGTGCCTTAGACTATCGGCAAATTTTGCAAGCAATTGTGGACACGGTGGGCCATATGTTGGTGGCGGATGTCTGTCTGTTGCGTCCCGTACATGATGAGCAGTTGTCGGAGGCGGGATTTATTTACCTGAAAACGGCTAGTGAAGGTGAAGCAGAGGTTTCAGGCGATAGCAGCAGTATTGCTTCTTCTGGTTCCCCATCCGCCCTATTAGCTCAAACGGTGTGGGAAACCCGTGAAGTGCAGGTAATTGCCGATGTGGTTGGTGACGATCGCATCTCTGACCAACGTGCCGCAGCTTTTGCTGCTGCTAATATTTGCTCCAGCTTAATTGTGCCGCTGATTTGCCAGCAAGAACTGATGGCAGTGCTGGCGCTACACCAGTGCTCCCAACAACGCCTCTGGGCGGAGGAGGAGGTGCAACTGGTGTTAATGGTAGCGGATCAGGCAGCTCTAGCTTTGTCTCAGGCTTATGCTTACGAGCAAGTACGTGCTTTGGCCAAGCGAGAAGCTCTGATTAATACGATTACTAGTGCGATTCGCTCTAGCCTAGACCCTCAAGATATATTTGCGGCTATAACTCAACAACTGGGACAAGCTTTACAAGTTGATGGCTGTGCCCTGTCTTTGTGGACAGAAGATGATGAATTTGTTCAGTGTGTAGGTTTGTATGATAGTTCTCAATCTCTAGAGTCAAGTCAGGACAATCACTTAAATAGCAATCATCGCCTTGAGCTACTGCAATTGCCTCACTCGCAAGCCCCAATTCAGGAAAATCCGATACTGCAAGAAATTTTGCGAACACTGGAACCTGTGGTAATTGCGGATGTCAGCAATTCTCCGGCATTCGTTCAGGGTTTTGATTTACCCTTGAATGTGCCAGGGCAATCGCCAAATGCTTACGTAGATGCTCAACGTTGGCATAGCCTGTCCGCAGGACTTACGGCACTTCACTCCGCGCGATCGCTGATGGTTGTTCCCCTAGTGGCTGATGGCAAATGTATCGGCAGCATCACCCTGCGAGAAGGGAGTAAAGTGCGACGGTGGCTGGCATCGGATATTGAACTGGCGTTGGCAGTAGCAGCACAAGCCGCGATCGCCGTTCAGCAGTCCCGCTTATACCATAAAACTCGCGAGCAAGCAGAACGCTTATTAGTACTAGACAAACAAAAAACTGAATTTTTCCAAAATATCTCCCATGAATTTCGGACTCCGATCACCTTGATTCAAGGTCCTTTAGAGTCAGCGGTGGCGATTGGTGAGGGATTATCTTATTCCCAAAGTGCGATCGCCCTCCGCAATTCCCGCCGTCTGCTGCGATTAGTAAATCAACTACTAGATTTACAACGCCTAGATGCCGGGAAAATGCAGCCTAGTTTCCGTCCCTGTGATTTAGTCGAATTTGTCAACCAAATTGTCGAATCGTTTCGCCCTTACTGTGAGAAAAAGGAACTGCATCTCGCTACAGTGTTGGTTGAATGCCCAACAGTGTACTTGGATATAGAAAAATTTGACAAAGTTGTTTACAACCTGCTGTCAAATGCGATGAAATTTACTCCCGAAGGGGGCACGATCACTGTCAGACTGCAACCAGGAGATGGATGTTGCATCTTACAAGTAGAAGACACAGGCATTGGCATTGTTCAAGAACAAATTCCCCACCTATTTGAGCGCTTCCGCCAAGCTGAAGGCTCCGAAAATCGCTCCTATGAAGGCAGTGGTTTGGGTTTAGCCTTAGTCAAAGAATTGGTGGAAATGCACGGTGGTCAAGTCACTGTGGAATCAGTTTATGGACAAGGTACCACCTTTACCTTATTGCTAGTCACTGGCACAGCTCACTTACCCACCGAGCAAGTACTAGAAACTCCTGAACAAATAAACACCAGCCGCGCTAGGGTCGAATTGGCTGATTTAGAACAAGTAGAGTCAACCACAGATAACTTTGAAGGTATTAGCGGAAATTTATCACCTAGTACTGACACTCAGAACTCCAGCGGGCAAAGTCTTGTTCCCCTAGGAAATGGACACCTACTTTTAGTCGTAGACGATAACCCAGATCTCCGAGGCTATGTAGCTGATATACTCCGCCGCAGTGGCTATCAAGTGCAGACGGCTCGTAACGGTTATGAGGGGTACGGTATAGCCAAGGAAATTGCACCCAGCTTAATTGTCACTGACTTAATGATGCCCTTGGTGACAGGACTAGAGATGATTCGGATGATCCGCAGCGAGGAGAAATTGAGAGGCACACCGATCATTCTACTCACAGCCAAAGTTGATGAGGAAACCCGCATTGAAAGTACAGAACATGGCGCTGATGCTTATTTAGCTAAACCATTTAATGACCGGGAACTTTTGGCAGAGGTGCGGAATCTTTTAGCCTTAAAGGAAAACGAACGCCGAGTTTTGGAGTTAAACACTTATCTCACAGAATCGGTACTCAAGCGCTTTTTACCGCCTGCATTGGTAAAAAAAGCCGCCGCAGGGACTTTGACTCTAGATTTGCGACCGGAACCGCGCTTGGTTACAGTTTTGTTTAGTGACATTGTCGGTTTTACTCAGCTATCAAATACCCTCCGCTCTCGAAGAGTCGCAGAATTGCTAAATGAATATTTAGAAGCTATGTCCAAAGTTGTCTTTGACAATGGCGGCACTGTAGATAAATTTATGGGAGACGCTATTTTAGCTTTATATGGAGCGCCAGAAGAACTAACACCAAATGAGCAGGTGCGCCGTGCTATTAGTACAGCCAGAGCAATGCACCGCTCGCTAGCTCAGTTGAACCAGCGCTGGCATGACCAAGGTATTTTTGATTCCGACAGACGCAATGGCGTACAGTTTCGCTGCGGTATCCACCAAGGCACAGCTGTTGTGGGGATGTTTGGCAGCGCTGAACGCGCCGACTACACCGCCATCGGACCAAGTGTGAATATTGCCGCCAGACTACAATCTGCTGCTCTTCCCGGTACCATTCTGGTTTCTGCTGCTGTAGCCGATTATTTGCAGGAAGAAGAAATTACTAAAGGTAGTCCTCTAGAACTCAAAGGAATAGATGAAACAGTTCTAACTTTCTCTGTTTCACCAGAGCTAATGGCTAGCCGCTAA
- the pstB gene encoding phosphate ABC transporter ATP-binding protein PstB, producing MATNISTENGTETVLRTENLNVYYGKFLALQNIWLDIPKNQVTAFIGPSGCGKSTLLRCYNRLNDLIESFRAEGQIYYYGKNLYASEIDPVEVRRRIGMVFQRPNPFPKSIKDNIAFGAKINGYKGNMDELVEQSLRKAALWDEVKDKLNQSGLSLSGGQQQRLCIARAIAVQPEIILMDEPCSALDPISTLRVEELIHELKEQYTIVIVTHNMQQAARVSDKTAFFNVRTTETGGRNGYLVEYDETATIFNNPQQQDTRDYISGRFG from the coding sequence ATGGCTACTAACATTAGTACAGAGAATGGTACCGAAACCGTTTTACGTACAGAAAATCTCAACGTTTACTACGGCAAATTTTTAGCCTTGCAGAATATTTGGCTAGACATCCCGAAAAATCAGGTAACAGCTTTCATCGGCCCTTCGGGTTGCGGTAAAAGTACGTTACTACGATGCTATAACCGCCTCAATGACCTCATAGAGTCATTTCGGGCAGAAGGCCAGATTTATTATTATGGTAAAAACTTGTATGCATCCGAGATTGATCCTGTAGAAGTACGCCGGCGTATTGGGATGGTGTTTCAAAGACCAAACCCATTTCCTAAATCAATTAAAGACAATATTGCTTTTGGTGCCAAAATCAATGGCTACAAAGGCAATATGGATGAATTGGTAGAACAGAGTTTGCGGAAAGCGGCTTTATGGGATGAAGTGAAAGACAAACTCAACCAAAGTGGTCTTTCCTTATCCGGTGGACAACAACAGCGGTTGTGTATTGCCAGAGCGATCGCCGTACAACCAGAAATTATCCTAATGGATGAGCCTTGCTCCGCCCTTGACCCCATCTCCACCTTGCGGGTTGAAGAACTGATTCACGAACTCAAAGAGCAATACACCATCGTCATCGTCACCCACAATATGCAACAAGCAGCACGGGTTTCTGATAAGACGGCCTTTTTCAATGTCAGAACTACAGAAACAGGCGGTCGTAACGGCTATTTGGTGGAGTACGACGAGACGGCAACAATTTTCAACAATCCGCAGCAGCAAGACACAAGAGATTATATCAGCGGAAGATTCGGTTAA
- the pstA gene encoding phosphate ABC transporter permease PstA, giving the protein MSSLFPESSLTRSSSSRTMFNTAMTVVAFICGALVLLPLLAVLSYVLIQGFSSLSLSVFTELPPAPLRKGGGFGNAILGTLLMVGIGALISIPFGVLAAIYLTEFSSSKVARWVRFATNILSGVPSIIAGVFAYGIVVLTLVKLNLGSYSAFGGGFALAILMLPIIVRTTDEALQLVSQDLRQASVGLGATNFQTVTQVVLPAALPAIVTGSTLAIARASGETAPLLFTALFSSFWPEGLFKPTASLAVLVYNFATTPFKNLQSLAWAASLILVLMVLITSIIARWATRQKA; this is encoded by the coding sequence ATGTCTTCTCTTTTTCCCGAAAGCAGCCTGACTCGCTCCTCTTCTTCCCGGACAATGTTTAACACGGCAATGACCGTGGTAGCATTCATATGTGGGGCATTGGTGCTTTTGCCTTTGCTGGCAGTGCTTTCTTATGTCCTGATTCAAGGCTTTAGCAGTCTGAGTCTCAGCGTGTTTACGGAATTGCCACCAGCACCTCTACGCAAGGGAGGAGGCTTTGGTAATGCTATTTTGGGAACGCTGCTAATGGTGGGGATTGGTGCGCTGATTAGCATTCCTTTTGGTGTATTAGCAGCAATTTATTTAACAGAATTTAGCTCTAGTAAAGTAGCTAGGTGGGTGCGGTTTGCGACTAACATCCTCAGTGGAGTACCCTCAATTATTGCCGGGGTATTTGCTTATGGGATTGTAGTTTTGACATTAGTAAAACTCAACTTAGGTTCCTACTCAGCTTTTGGTGGGGGGTTTGCGCTGGCAATTTTGATGTTGCCTATTATTGTGCGAACCACGGACGAAGCTTTGCAGTTAGTATCCCAAGATTTGCGGCAAGCATCTGTGGGGTTAGGAGCGACTAACTTTCAAACGGTGACACAAGTAGTGTTACCAGCAGCTCTACCAGCAATTGTAACTGGTTCAACTTTAGCGATCGCCAGAGCATCTGGAGAAACAGCACCATTACTGTTCACTGCACTATTTTCCTCCTTCTGGCCTGAGGGCTTATTCAAACCCACAGCATCCCTGGCTGTTTTGGTTTACAACTTTGCGACTACTCCCTTTAAAAATTTGCAGTCACTAGCTTGGGCGGCGTCTCTAATTTTAGTGTTGATGGTGCTGATTACTAGTATCATCGCTCGCTGGGCAACCAGGCAAAAAGCTTAG
- the pstC gene encoding phosphate ABC transporter permease subunit PstC — MTTNSQNLPSAIKQRSPLDKSLDSGFITLTRIFALAIAATLLWITLQVAIGASPAIQKFGTDFLVKTSWNPVNDEYGVLPQVYGTLMSSFLGLLLAVPIGVGTAVLLSENFLPSKARIVLVFLVELLAAIPSVVYGVWGIFVLVPILTNLGKWLHSSFGWLPIFSTPPTGPSMLSAGVILAIMTLPIITAISRDALISVPPSLRQAAIGLGATRWETIFQVIIPAAFSGIVSAVMLALGRAMGETMAVTMLIGNSNNISASLLAPANTISSLLASQFSEAGGLQVAALMYAALVLFFLTLAVNILAEFIVLRVKRL; from the coding sequence ATGACTACAAATTCTCAGAACCTGCCATCAGCGATTAAACAGCGATCGCCACTAGATAAGTCTCTAGATAGCGGCTTTATTACCCTAACTCGGATTTTTGCTTTAGCGATCGCCGCCACTTTATTATGGATTACCTTACAAGTTGCCATTGGGGCAAGTCCAGCCATCCAAAAGTTTGGCACCGACTTTCTCGTTAAGACCAGTTGGAACCCCGTTAATGATGAATATGGGGTGCTGCCACAAGTTTATGGCACTCTCATGAGTTCTTTTCTGGGTTTGCTGTTAGCTGTCCCTATTGGCGTCGGCACCGCTGTTTTACTCAGCGAGAACTTTCTGCCATCCAAGGCGCGAATCGTACTGGTATTTTTGGTAGAACTGCTGGCTGCCATTCCCAGCGTCGTCTATGGAGTATGGGGCATTTTTGTTTTGGTTCCCATCTTAACCAACTTGGGAAAATGGCTCCATAGTTCCTTTGGCTGGCTGCCAATTTTTAGCACTCCTCCCACAGGGCCGTCCATGTTATCTGCGGGAGTCATTTTAGCGATTATGACTTTGCCAATCATCACCGCTATATCCCGTGATGCCTTAATTTCTGTACCCCCCAGTTTGCGCCAAGCAGCCATCGGACTGGGTGCAACCCGTTGGGAAACTATTTTTCAAGTTATCATCCCCGCTGCCTTTTCTGGCATTGTCAGTGCGGTGATGTTGGCACTTGGTAGGGCTATGGGAGAAACAATGGCTGTAACGATGTTGATTGGCAATTCCAACAACATTAGCGCTTCACTTCTAGCACCTGCCAATACAATTTCGTCTCTACTGGCAAGTCAATTTTCCGAAGCTGGTGGTTTGCAAGTTGCAGCTTTAATGTATGCTGCTTTAGTTTTGTTTTTCTTGACACTAGCAGTCAATATTTTGGCAGAGTTTATCGTTCTCCGGGTCAAGCGACTGTAG
- the pstS gene encoding phosphate ABC transporter substrate-binding protein PstS has translation MLSLLNVVKNNRFTTSITVLTLGISLTACGGSPSPDSSATKESPVPAQDTVASSPTKLDLGGKVTLTGAGASFPAPLYASWFIELNKKYPNLQVNYQSVGSGAGVEQFIKGTVDFGASDVAMKDEEIQKVPQDKGVILLPVTAGSIVLAYNLPDVPELKLPRAVYIDILLGKIKSWDDPLIAKANPGAKLPKQPITVVYRSDGSGTTGVFTKHLSAISPEWKSKVGDGKSVKWAVGVGAKGNEGVTAQIQQTQGSIGYVEYTYAKENKLNFAALENKSGSIVVASDKSAAKTLEAVILPDNLRAFITDPEGADSYPIVTYTWVLAYKKYPDAAKAKAVEAAIEYALTDGQKLATELGYVPLPQSVIAKVAAAADQISPDYKIAVSSGSSASK, from the coding sequence ATGCTCTCACTTCTAAACGTAGTAAAAAATAATCGCTTCACAACTTCAATAACCGTATTAACACTGGGAATCAGCTTGACTGCTTGCGGTGGTTCGCCAAGCCCAGACAGTTCAGCTACCAAAGAGAGTCCTGTCCCGGCTCAAGATACTGTTGCCTCCAGCCCAACCAAACTGGATCTTGGTGGAAAAGTTACCTTAACTGGTGCTGGTGCATCTTTTCCAGCACCGCTATATGCAAGTTGGTTCATTGAGTTGAACAAAAAATATCCGAATTTGCAAGTCAACTATCAGTCAGTAGGTAGCGGTGCTGGGGTTGAGCAATTTATTAAAGGTACTGTAGACTTTGGTGCCAGCGATGTGGCAATGAAGGATGAAGAAATCCAGAAAGTACCACAGGATAAGGGCGTCATTTTGCTACCAGTAACTGCTGGGAGCATTGTGCTGGCTTACAACTTGCCAGATGTTCCCGAACTCAAGCTACCACGAGCAGTTTACATCGATATATTATTAGGCAAAATCAAGTCTTGGGACGACCCCCTAATTGCTAAGGCTAATCCTGGAGCAAAGCTGCCTAAACAGCCGATTACGGTTGTGTATCGTTCTGATGGTAGCGGCACTACTGGTGTATTTACAAAACACCTTAGCGCCATTAGCCCGGAGTGGAAGAGTAAAGTTGGCGACGGTAAAAGTGTAAAATGGGCTGTAGGAGTTGGTGCTAAGGGGAATGAAGGTGTGACCGCCCAAATCCAACAAACTCAAGGGTCTATTGGTTATGTCGAGTATACCTACGCTAAAGAAAATAAACTCAATTTTGCTGCTTTGGAAAATAAATCAGGCAGTATTGTGGTAGCTAGCGACAAGTCAGCAGCTAAAACCCTGGAAGCTGTAATTCTGCCGGATAATCTCCGCGCTTTTATTACTGATCCAGAAGGTGCAGATTCCTATCCTATTGTTACCTATACTTGGGTTCTGGCGTATAAAAAATATCCCGATGCGGCAAAAGCAAAGGCAGTGGAAGCGGCAATTGAGTACGCTTTGACTGATGGTCAGAAGTTGGCTACTGAATTGGGGTATGTGCCTCTACCGCAAAGCGTGATTGCCAAAGTGGCTGCCGCAGCTGACCAAATCAGTCCTGACTATAAAATCGCTGTTAGCAGTGGTTCTAGCGCTAGCAAGTAG
- a CDS encoding biotin transporter BioY has product MFAASNQLLWSMIGLLLTMGGTLLEAYGITLPWSWSQQGIQTFSLGVSYQIGAVLLVGCLGGKNAGALSQIAYLVMGLTLLPVFSEGGGIGYVKLSQFGYLLGFIPGAWICGHFAFKARPRLETLTFSCVCGLLTVHSCGIAYLILSYLFQLKGTENLPLMQAILRYSWFDLPGQLAVICAVSVIAYVLRHLMFY; this is encoded by the coding sequence ATGTTTGCTGCTTCTAATCAATTACTTTGGTCCATGATTGGCTTACTCCTGACAATGGGTGGCACTCTCCTAGAAGCCTATGGAATCACTTTACCTTGGAGTTGGAGTCAGCAAGGAATTCAAACCTTTTCTTTAGGTGTCAGCTATCAAATTGGCGCAGTGTTGCTGGTGGGTTGTTTAGGAGGCAAAAATGCTGGTGCGCTCTCGCAAATTGCTTATTTAGTTATGGGGTTAACCTTGTTACCTGTATTTTCTGAGGGTGGAGGTATCGGTTATGTTAAACTGTCACAGTTTGGTTATCTCCTAGGCTTTATTCCTGGAGCTTGGATTTGTGGTCATTTTGCCTTTAAAGCTAGACCTCGACTAGAAACTCTCACCTTTAGTTGCGTTTGTGGTTTGTTAACTGTCCACAGCTGCGGTATTGCTTATTTAATCCTCAGCTATCTTTTTCAGTTGAAAGGTACAGAAAATCTGCCCTTAATGCAAGCAATCCTCAGATATTCCTGGTTTGACCTGCCAGGGCAACTAGCTGTAATCTGCGCCGTCAGTGTAATAGCATACGTGCTACGACACTTAATGTTTTATTAG
- the lspA gene encoding signal peptidase II, giving the protein MRLKNRFFWIAAFIAFFLDQLTKYWVMQTFSLGQTLPIIPGIFHFTYVTNTGAAFSLLSGKVEWLRWLSLGVSLVLIAIAAFGPTLSLWDQLGYGLILGGAIGNGIDRFVLGYVVDFLDFRLINFAVFNVADSFISIGIVCLLIASVQKTPTGSRRLP; this is encoded by the coding sequence ATGCGTTTAAAAAATCGATTCTTCTGGATTGCTGCCTTCATAGCTTTTTTCTTAGACCAACTGACAAAATATTGGGTGATGCAAACCTTTAGTTTGGGACAGACACTACCAATCATACCGGGAATATTTCATTTTACCTATGTCACAAACACTGGTGCAGCTTTTAGTCTGTTAAGCGGGAAAGTAGAGTGGTTGCGTTGGCTATCTTTAGGAGTAAGTTTAGTATTGATTGCCATAGCAGCCTTTGGCCCAACGTTAAGTCTTTGGGATCAGTTAGGCTATGGCTTAATTTTAGGTGGAGCTATAGGCAATGGCATCGATCGGTTTGTTTTAGGCTACGTCGTTGATTTTCTCGATTTCCGACTGATTAACTTTGCTGTATTTAATGTGGCTGATTCATTTATAAGTATCGGCATTGTTTGCCTGCTAATTGCCTCGGTACAAAAAACACCGACAGGAAGTCGTAGATTACCGTGA
- a CDS encoding transglycosylase domain-containing protein, with product MSSPHPPQKPQTLLGQLTQAVHTIQARVDFSKLALKPNAKVPELWVQDAGADKAEIYPLLGDRYILGRSSKSCDIVIRNPVVSQIHLSLSRDSTQRTPGFIIKDENSTNGIYRGKRRVSSLELRHGDVFTLGPPELAASVRLQYVDPPAWYVKAATLSAYGVGGVSAVLALAIGIEWLKFSVRPLPTATRAPVVVYAGDGSTPLREPRITAHIDMKQLADFGPYLPAAVIASEDSRYYWHFGVDPLGILRALLINSKGDAKQGASTVTQQVARSLFRDYVGRQDSLGRKLREAVVALKLETFYSKDEILLTYLNRVFLGGDTSGFEDAARYYFDKPAKELTLAEAATLVGILPGPNAFDFCGDGPNKLEAADYRNRVIKRLLEMGTIKQEDANRARRSTVKVVPRVCEQQAKTISPYFYSYVFRELESILGEGAANEGNYIIETQLDPAIQAQAESALRNTVSNAGSSFGFSQGAIVTLDSSTGGILAMVGGTDYKKSQFNRAVQAQRQPGSTFKIFAYTAAIEQGRSRSSSYSCAALPWQGFTYRPCRSGGGSLDIATGLALSENPIALRVARDIGLDKVVRMAKRLGVKSSLDPVPGLVLGQSVVNVLEMTGAFGTLGNRGVWNPPHAISRILDSSDCKDRKDFKTCRVIYSFDQDPDGNKRVLKPEVANEMTSLMRGVITSGTGRSAAIGLGEAGKTGTTNNNVDLWFIGFIPSRRLVTGIWLGNDNNSPTSGSSAQAAQLWGNYMGRITR from the coding sequence ATGAGTTCCCCCCATCCCCCTCAAAAGCCACAAACGTTACTTGGTCAACTGACTCAAGCAGTACATACTATTCAAGCTAGGGTTGATTTTTCCAAACTGGCGCTCAAGCCTAATGCTAAAGTACCGGAACTCTGGGTGCAGGATGCGGGGGCGGATAAGGCGGAAATATATCCGCTGTTGGGCGATCGCTATATTCTAGGTCGCAGTTCCAAATCCTGTGATATTGTGATCCGCAACCCAGTTGTCAGCCAAATTCACCTGTCACTGTCGCGGGACTCTACGCAACGCACCCCTGGTTTCATCATTAAAGATGAAAACTCCACTAATGGTATTTATCGCGGCAAGCGTCGGGTTAGTTCTCTAGAACTGCGTCACGGGGATGTCTTTACCCTAGGGCCACCAGAGCTGGCCGCTTCCGTGCGGTTGCAATACGTTGATCCACCAGCTTGGTATGTAAAAGCTGCGACTTTGTCTGCTTATGGTGTTGGCGGTGTCAGTGCCGTGTTAGCCCTAGCAATTGGCATTGAATGGCTGAAATTTTCCGTCAGACCTCTACCAACAGCCACTCGCGCCCCGGTGGTTGTTTATGCAGGTGATGGCTCTACCCCACTAAGGGAGCCTCGGATTACTGCTCACATCGATATGAAGCAGTTGGCAGACTTTGGTCCTTATTTACCTGCCGCTGTGATCGCTTCTGAAGATAGCCGTTATTACTGGCACTTTGGAGTTGACCCCTTGGGAATATTGCGAGCCTTGCTAATCAATAGCAAGGGTGATGCGAAACAAGGTGCTAGCACAGTTACCCAGCAAGTCGCCCGCAGTTTGTTCCGCGATTATGTGGGTAGGCAAGACTCCCTGGGGCGCAAATTGCGAGAGGCTGTTGTTGCCCTGAAGTTAGAAACGTTTTACAGCAAAGATGAAATTTTGCTGACCTACTTAAATCGGGTTTTTCTGGGGGGGGACACCTCTGGCTTTGAAGATGCTGCTCGATATTACTTTGATAAGCCAGCTAAAGAATTAACTTTGGCAGAAGCTGCAACCTTGGTGGGAATTTTACCTGGCCCCAACGCTTTTGATTTTTGTGGGGATGGTCCAAATAAGCTAGAAGCGGCGGATTACCGCAATCGCGTAATTAAGCGGCTGCTGGAGATGGGCACAATTAAACAAGAGGATGCCAACCGAGCTAGACGCTCCACGGTTAAAGTTGTCCCCAGAGTCTGCGAACAGCAAGCCAAAACTATTAGCCCGTATTTTTACAGTTACGTTTTTCGGGAACTGGAATCAATTTTAGGGGAGGGAGCGGCTAATGAAGGTAACTATATTATCGAAACTCAGCTAGATCCAGCCATTCAGGCACAAGCAGAATCGGCGCTGCGGAATACAGTCAGCAATGCTGGCTCAAGCTTTGGTTTTTCCCAAGGTGCGATCGTCACCCTAGACTCCAGCACAGGCGGTATCCTGGCGATGGTGGGCGGGACTGATTACAAAAAAAGCCAGTTCAATCGTGCTGTCCAAGCCCAAAGACAACCAGGTTCCACTTTTAAAATCTTTGCCTATACCGCCGCGATTGAGCAGGGAAGATCGCGATCCAGTAGTTATTCTTGCGCCGCCTTACCTTGGCAAGGCTTCACCTATAGACCCTGTCGGAGTGGTGGTGGCAGTTTAGATATTGCTACAGGGCTAGCGCTTTCAGAAAACCCGATCGCTTTACGAGTTGCTAGGGATATCGGACTAGATAAAGTTGTGAGGATGGCGAAGCGTTTGGGGGTAAAATCATCCCTTGATCCAGTTCCTGGCTTGGTGCTGGGTCAAAGTGTAGTTAATGTTTTAGAAATGACCGGTGCTTTTGGCACTCTTGGTAATCGCGGCGTGTGGAATCCTCCCCATGCTATTAGCCGCATTCTAGACAGCAGTGATTGCAAAGATCGCAAGGATTTCAAAACCTGCCGTGTCATCTACTCCTTCGACCAAGATCCAGATGGAAACAAGCGAGTTCTCAAACCTGAAGTTGCCAATGAGATGACTAGTTTGATGCGCGGCGTGATCACCAGTGGAACCGGTCGCAGTGCTGCCATTGGACTGGGGGAAGCGGGTAAAACCGGTACGACTAATAACAACGTTGACTTGTGGTTTATTGGCTTTATTCCTAGTCGGCGACTCGTGACTGGTATTTGGCTAGGAAATGACAATAATTCCCCCACATCTGGCAGCAGCGCTCAAGCAGCACAGCTTTGGGGGAATTATATGGGGAGAATCACAAGATAA